CCTCTCCAAACCTTGGCAAAGATGTGTCTCCCAACAGCCTCCTGCATCCACGGTTGTTGGTAGAACTCCGCACGCCTCTCCTCTTCAGGGTTCCCAACCACGTCGGTGATGATCtagaacaaaagggggggaaagggggagctaCTTCCTGTGCTGCCAATGTTCAGAGTTTCAAAACGGAGACCGCAGCAAGCTTATTAAAACTGCCTTGTTGAGTGTCACCATAACCCAGCAACGTGCGCAACAGATGCCAATGAGATGCTCACAAACATGGCACTGGTATCTCTCTTAGTTTCATCTGTTTGGCACTCTCACACCTTTTCAAAATACCACATCTCCAGCTGGAATACACCAATGATTTTGCACATTTCTGCCAGTCTCCAAGGATCAAAACGTTCCTGAATTCTTTTAAGTGGCAAAGGAGGAAGGGATAGACTAGGTGGACAAGGCAGGGAAAATGTTAGACATGGCTTACATATAGGGAATTGGGCTGAGCATGGAGAGAGACTTAACATCAAAGGTCTGGGCATTCCCACTGTCTTGTCCTACAAGGGTCAGAAGTGGGAAGTGTGGCTGCAAATCAATGTAAGTTAATGGGAACCCAGTGTTGCTTTTTTGAAACAGAGAGATCTTTGGTCTTGCATTtgtgctatttttatttctgtgctaGGCTTTATTTGCTCTTGTGTTTACTTTTGCTGTTGCATTTGGTCATTTTTTTCCTGTTCCATGGATTAGTGTGCTTACATATTAACACTGATTATATGTTCATATCTGAATTATATTTATTGCTCTTCATTTGTTATGTCATGAGATGCCTTGGGAACAATTTTGTGGAAAAGCAAGATGCGAATAAATGAATGATGATTCTGGGTGGTCTGGGAGCATGTGAAgctgtagaacaggggtcagcaaccttttccagctgtgggccggtccaccttccctcagaccttgtggggggccagactatatttttggggggaaattgaacaaattcctatgctccacaaatagcccatagatgcattttaaataaaagcaaacattctactcatgtaaaaacacgctgatttccggaccgtccatgggccgaagtgagaaggcgattgggccacatccgacccccgggccttaggttgcctacccctgctgtagaacatgggtaggcaactaAGGCCCAGCATTGCCTTCTCACTCCAGCCCGTGGATGatccgggaatcggcatgtttttacatgagtagaatgtgtccttttatttaaaatgcatctctgggttatttgtggggcataggaattcattcatatttttttccaaaatatagtccgccccccccccacaaggtctgagggaccgtgGACTGGCCCCTTGCTGTAAAATTTGCTGGCCCCTGCTATAGAAGCTGTAGCACAGAAGGTGTGTCATGCAAGAGGACCCCCAGCACTACCATGCATACCCTTACGCTATAATCCTATACACACACATCCCTGGGGGTGAGCTCACTGGGATTTCCTGCTGGgcagacatgcatagggttgtgctgGTAGTCCTTTTGCACACCCCTACCTGGTTTCATCAGAGCCTGGTCCCTAAATTTACCTTCAAGTCCCTCTGCTGAGATCTGATCCACTCCTGGATGAAGTCCTGGGGATTGTTGCTGAAACTCAGCATAAAATCTCGCTGTGTCTTCAGCTGGTTGATCGACTCAATGGTTTCATGGATCTAAATGTGAATAAAGGATATAGGGGGTTTTGATGAAGGAAAGGAAGTGCTCCCCAAACTGAATAAGCCGGAATAAGTCCTGACTACTGATTCAGGGGCCTGCAGGTCACAGAGCGACAGGGAAGAAACCAGTAGAGACAGAAGTATGACATTTGAAGATAAGAGTAATGGAAAGCATGGAAGCACTTCCCACCATAATGCAATGGCTTCATGTTGCTTGACAATTTGGGGTAGGGAAGGAAGACCTAAGGAGAAAGGAGTATCAGATATAGACACAAAGTATTGGAAAGATTACCGGTAAGTGCCTAGTTTTCTATATCGTTTAACTTCCTCTCAAGCCTGCCCTCCTTTCTTTGTTCCTCCATAATAGCCAGCCCTTCAGGCacagtctctccccacccccaggtctaTGTGCGTTCACTAATTTGTACTAGCCCCTTCGGCTAGAGCAAGCTATACAACCAGAGTTCTAGAACGAGGAtccctgctatttttattttgcagtataATACTTCTGCAAatacatctcgcattattggccgagggagccagcgtatagcttccaggtcatgtggccagcatgacaaagccacttctggcgaaccagagcagcacacggaaacgctgtttaccttcccgctgtagcggttcctatttatctacttgcattttgatgtgcttttgaactgctaggttggcaggagctgggaccgagcaacgggagctcaccccaccacagggattcgaagcgctgaccttctgatcagcaagccctaggctcagtggtttaacccacagagccacctgggtccctagtcaGCATTGATTACGCAATGGGTTTGCATAATTTTGCAGACGGGAGAAAGTAGGAAAAAGGTGGGAGGAAGAGAGCAAGATACAGGGGAAAAATGTAGAGTAAGGACTGGGTGGTCTCGGAGGTGAGATGTTCTGCTGCCGTCATTGGTCTGTTTGTTAGAGCCCCGCTCTTGTCACCTTTGCTTCTCCACAATCATAAAGGCTAGAAACCTTGTTTAAATTCCACTCCCAAAATCAACCCCATGTTCTGAACACTCTGAATCCAATCTGTCATGGGTTCTGTTGCTTGCCATGCAGATTCCTAGCCCACCTGTTTACAGACAGCAAGAAGAGAGCCAGCCATCTGCCTAGACTTCCAACTCTCCAGATGCCAGTTTTTTCACAGCATGCCAACTCGTTCCTCCCCATTCCCCCTGCTCTTAAGAGACCAAATCCTACCCATCTGCTGTTTAACGGAGTCAATGCTTTTCTAATTCCAAAAAGAAATTAATTCAGAATTTCAGATTATACAAAACTACTTCAATATGAAGAAAAACAAGACATACAGCCTACTCAATGAAAATGGGACGGCTTGCACAACCTTGCTTTACTTGCACTGCTTATTGCAAGTACAGAATTTGAAATTAATACAAAATTTTAGATTGCCAAAGCCAGGTTGGATGGGTAAATGCCGCACTACTTTGAAAGCAGGTAGTCATCTCCTGCTTATATTTTTGGGATAAGCTGGGTGCCCCTGCAGGGAAAGGCGAGCATCAAAGCACCCCCAAAGTATGGAAGGTGGTATGCTTGATTCTGCTTCCTGCCCCAATGGTCACCAGGGACCTACCTTGACATCCAGGGAGGCAATTTCCTGCTGGTTGGTAGTGGAGGCCAAGAAGTTGCTCATTTGGGCCTTCAAGGGGTCATCCACTTCCACATCAATGTCGTAACAGGCAGTCTTCTTCTGGTCATTAGGGTCCACACTGGAGGGGTGGGTAGGGACAGGAGGCTGGGATGAAGCCTGAGAATCTACATCTCCCCAAGAGCTGTTCCTTCACCAGCACCCCACAAACATTAGGGTTAGGAAGTGACTCATACCCAACTGCCCTTCAGGGCTTCAGCAGAGGACAAACAGACTAATCTGGATGGCAGGGGTACACCCAAATTAGGATGCACAAATATATATGAATCCAAGGAAACAAATATGTGCcaaaataattttcatttatttgaagTATCCATATACTGTCTTTCCTAGACTCAAGGAAGAATTATAATATAGAAATTAAAGCAGACAATGAAACCACATCATAGCAAATTTCATAAGCAGGAAAACGCATCAGCCtcagaaagtaaaataaatggaCCTCACAGTCTTTTCAAAAGGATACTACAGAAGAACTAATCTTTTTTAGGCTTGAAACTagttctgacacacacacaaaaaccacatttATATATGCTGCTCCAGTGGCAGGAAGCTGCCATCGCTTCCTGGATACATCAACAGCATCTCCTTCAGAAGCCCCGGAGAAATACTCCACCTTACCCTGATACTAGTTTTTATAAATACTTATTGTTTATCTTCTCCAATAGTTCTATGAAGCAAGCCAACattattcccatttcacagatgggaaCTCAGGCACATGGCTTGTCCCAAGGTGAAATATGATTGTCCATGGAAGAGGTGGGATCCCCCCACATATTACTATGATTGAGATTATACtatctcccttttctctctgaTGGAAGCTGCATTCCAGAGAGATAACAACCAATCACAAGCACAGATGGGGAGCCTCTTCAGATCTGAAACCCtataggtgttgctggactccatttcccatcagccccagccaccaaggCCAccgatcaggaatgatgggagttacaggCCACCAACATCagtagataagataagatatctttattgtcattgtccccttgcgggaacaacaaaattactcggtaatccaaaattataaaaacctaattaaaaacagtaaatataacacaaaatgacaagtaaaataagatgacttcaaagtagCCCCAGGTTTCCACCCCTGAACCTGCTCAGTTTCAGCCCTACCTGATCACATGGTTGATAACAATGGGATCTGGATGTTGCAGGAGCCCTGCCAGCTTCATGGGGATCTCAGAGAATCGCATGCGGATGCAGCCAAAGATCTAGAATGGATCAAGAGAGCATGCCATGAATAAGCCCTGAgacaaagggtggggtggggggaaggaaggaaggagagatgggGCAGGGAGGCAAGCCATGTATTTACTGACCTGGCGAAAGTATCGGTTGCAGTTGATGTACTCTCGTTCATGACTGTCCTGGAGCTTGTTGTGTTTGATGTAGAGCCATAGAGCCTGCATGATGCTGGCCCGAGTCTGGGTGTGAACGCCCAGAAGGCGAGCCAAACGGGGATCCAGCTTGTACTGAGGAGGCTGCAAGGGCAATATTGCCTGGTTAACATGCACTTGAAGTAGGGCCCTCTAACCTCAGACCAATGTGAGTGTGGCAACCTGCTTGCATCTCCAAATCAGGAATGATTAATGGGACCCATCTGAATAACCATCAAGAGAGACCATCTGTAGCCAAGTGGGCATCCCAGGCGGACTCTGGCCAGGCCTCCGAACCGCCCGCCCCACCCACCAGTTCTAATCCATAAGCAGAAATGTTCATGAAAAGGAAGTCTGTTTTCATACTCCAAATGAATTACAGTCAACAGAAAGTCTGCAAGAGAACCAGCCTCTGAACCCAGGGCCTTCTCATTCTCAGTTGTATCTTCATAGTCCTACTTGGGTTAGAAACTTACTTTTTAAATTACAAGCACTGAGATTAGTAGGAATCCAAATTCAGCACAATACTATGGTATCCTCAAGAAGGAGAACAACCGTACATATAGCTGGAGGAAGTAGAGCCACACGATTTGTGATAATAAAATATGGAGAAAGAAGCTTCTGATCTAGTACTGCTGTATCTCCTCCCATCTCAAAGCTGGATTGTGCCATGAAAGTAATGTGGTTGGAACCTGATAATTTCAGGGCACTACAACTCGCCTGCTCTCACCACCTACTGGCGCTTGTTCCCTGTTACCTGATGATCCAGCATGAGCAGAAGGGTGCATTTCACATTGACATCGCCCGGGCGCTTGACTTGGAAGCCATCTGTCTCTTGGGTTGTGGCCATCCGGTGCcactgagagggaaaaagccataTGAGATAGTGCAAGACAAACATGGGGAACAAACTGGTTCATTTTACCACGCAGCAGCTGATATTTTAATGGTTGGTTTTCATGTTTTACCCTTGCTCTTGTAATCAGGTGGGGTTACAGAAGTCTTTATACTACTATCATCTCAAATATCAACAGAACACAGATAGGCAACAGCCCAGCCTTATCCACTACCTTTACTCCATCCCCGGTATCTGAAGGAACCATGCAAGCCTCTCTAATGCTGTTCAATTAATCCAAAAGCACTTTAAATGAAGTCACTGAGACTGCCAAATATCGCAGttctagcaataataataataataataataataatcaattaaacattaaaagcctccctaaacagggctgccttcagatgtcttctaaaaatctgatagctgttttctctttgacatctgatgggagggcgttccacagggtgggcgccgccaccgagaaggccatctgcctggttccctgcaacttggcttctcacaacgagggaaccaccagaaggccctcggtactggacctcactgtccgggcagaacgatgggggtggagacgctccttcaggtatactggactgaggccatttagggctttaaaggtcagcaccaacactttgaactgtgctcggaaacgtactgggagccaatgtagatctttcaagaccggtgttatgtggtctcggcggccgctcccagtcaccagtctagctgccacattctggattagttgtagtttccgggtcaccttcaaaggtagccccacgtagagcgcattgcagtagtccaagcgggagataactagagcatgtaccactctggcgagacagtctgcaggcaggtagggtcgcagcctgcgtaccagatggagctgatagacagctgccctggacacagaattgacctgcgcctccatggacagctgcgagtccaaaatgactcccaggctgcgcacctggtccttcaggggcacagttaccccattcaggaccagggagtcctccaacccttaaagcccatcgcccagcccttcccggctagcttttataagccaggatgggcaaggatcaaggagacaggtggttggtttcactcgtccaagcagcctgtccacatcctcggaggtaacagaatggaattgatcccatgcaactggactagacaggactctagcactctcccaccccggccctgctcccacggtggagtctacctcttcccgaatctgagcgactttatctgcaaaaaactttgcaaaatcattgcaggagatcatgcggcccatagtgggccccgatggagcaggtcgttccactaaactgcgaaccacctgaaaaagtctcctgctgctgttttctgcagatgcaatagaggcggtgaagaaagtcttcttcgccgtcgctaccgccacttggtaggctcgacattgagctctaacccgtgttcGGTCAGCTTCCGAATGAGTTATCCGctaccggcgctctagccgtctcagcgattgtttcattgcccacagatccatggagaaccacggggctgtccgggctccatgcaatcggagagggcgcttcggagccaaacagtcaatagccctggttaactctacattccagcgggccaccagggaattggCTGAAatgccatcaacatgggataaaacatcctctaccactctctggaaaccatttggatccattaagtggcgggggcggaccatccgaattggtcccacctccctgcagagggcaagggtcgcggagaagtccagttgcaccaggtagtgatctgaccatggcacttctttagttttgcttttacttagtgtcagatcaccgacatccatagaggtaaacaccaggtccaaggcatgtccgcggctatgagttgggccagacttattcagggacagccccatggaggccatgctttccacgaagtcccaagcggccccttgtaaggtcgtgtcggcatggatattaaaattccctaggacaaccaaactaggtgtctccaggagaacgtccgccacgacctgaagcagctcaggcagggaatccttggtgcagtgaggaggtcggtacaccagaaggaatcctgtactgcccctattgcccaacttccagaacatgcactcagagaactgggtcttcccaataggacgcctggtgcaaactagtgACTtactaaaaatcactgcaaccccccctccccgcccacaaggcctgggttgctgtgcgtaagagaaacctggtggacacgcagcagctaaaacaggcccatctgcttcatccaaccaggtctctgtcacacatgccaggtcaagtcctccatccacgatcaagtcatggatggcactggtcttatgaatcattgacctggcattgaccacagcagtaccttcaggtcatgtgggtatcccttgctgattccagtatccatccggtcaaggccagacctggaggcagggatagtcctcagacaatgactgagcctgcctcctcggtaatggcatggtctggtcttagcgtaactccaccttctacccgtgatcactgagatcggttgtcccagtgccacccccccccctgtggaacctgccccagccattttgttgcctGGGACCCACTCctaggcagccctgaccccttcCCCTAATAACAAATCAAAacctatataaaacacacacaaaaaacacaataaaatactaaccaagaaataaaaattacaaaagtaACAAAATTAAACAAGTTCCCAAACCCAAATAAACATCCAACCCAACCCCCACACCATAAGGTATTTAAAATGGTACGCAATGGCGTAAAAAGGTACTGAAGACACTTCAATAGCACCTGTGCTAAAGgaaagttctttttttatttgtatacatGATGTCAATCTTATAGACACACACACTCAGGAACCTTTAACTAAAGTAAGTGTGCCATTATGCATCTATGTTGTGTGAAGTGGTGGTGATCACCATATGCAAAGGCTTCTCTAAGAATACTAGCACAGGGCTCCACACAGACAGTGAGTAAACTGTTGGGTTTGGACATGGGAGATGCAGTCATTAAGCTCCCAAGGTAGCACTGAACCTAGTTTACCAAACAAGTTTGCGGTGAAGATAACCGAGACAGCATTGGAAGCATTCTGTATGCAATGGAAAGTTCTACTGAAATGAACACTGGTTATTGGTGGGGGGAAcagaacttagctggatacaaccccatGGTGCCAGTACATAGCTCATCTTAAACCAAATCCAGGAACACCATCTGACCCCTCCTTGGAAACTGTTCTCTCCAGCAATTATGATTCCAGGACCTGGCCAATCATCTGCAAATGAGGCCAATCATCCCTCTTGGTCACAGCGCTGTTCTCAGCCCCAGTTGTATATTTCCGCTCCTCTGAGCTGCCTCCCATTTCCCAACACAAAACATGCACCAAGTCACCTACCTCCACCAGGTGGTTGTCTGGGCCATACAGCTCTTTGTCCAGTTCAATGACCAAGCTCTTGAAAAAGGATGAGAACTTCCTCTTCTGTTTACTTGGCTGAGATAGAAAGACACAGGAGAAACTGAGCCCCGCATTTCCCAGAAGCACACAGACAGCACCGCTGCCAAAAACACATCTCTAAAAGTGAAGGGCAAACAAGCGGAGCAAACTCTGCCAATGAGGGACTTCATTGATCTTGCGCAATGTTAGGAGCGATACAGCAACTACTGACATCATCACTGTTACTGTGCTTTTCTGAAGAAAATGAGGGCCTTTCTATGAGACTGGGGAGAAAGAAGCTCTGGCAGGACCGGGAATTTTATAAAGTCTACATTCCATGACCAAACTACAttccatgagtttgaccaaactgcgggaggcagtgcgagacaggagtgcctggcgtgctatggtccatggggtcacgaagagtcggacacgactaaacgactaaacaacaacaacaacaacacattccaTGAAGGTTGCCAGTTAAATGAGGAACAGTCCTTATTGTTGTGGAGTCTGAAATAATGGACTTCTGCTATGTTTTTCAGCAATGAGATCATTTGGATCCTTTCAATTAGATTTGTCAATCCAAACTCTGGGGATTTATGGTGCTAACAAGTTGAAAAGGAAACATCAAACTGTCTTTTTCCAGAAGGGAGTCGGAAGAGCTAAAACAAATAACTGTGTCAAGAGATGAAGTTCCAGGTCATATTGACAATTAAAAATTAGCAAATTATCAGGTCCATATAGTATCTACCCAAAAATTCTTAAGGAACTCAAATACGatcaaacaaaaatatgtaacttgccCCTGGAATCAGCTACTACAGTCAACAAaagatgtaattttttaaaaaaatatgactgGGCAGGGGGCAGGTTCCAGGAAACTCCTGCTGAgaaacaacagcaggagaagcTTTATTGCCCTCATGTCTGCTTGTTCGCTTcctataggcacctggttggtcacagtgggaaacaggatgttgaactagatagATCTTTGGTTTGCACAAGCAGGATAAGGTGAAGGGAAGACACACAAGATGAGTTTTCTCCTGTATGGACAAGAGCTGAGGGTGCAGAGCTGGTTAGCTGGGATAATTGGGTGCGCCCATGTGTGCATGTATGAGTGATATAGGGGGTTTACCCTGAACCAATCCCCAGGAAAGCCTACATGAGCCACTTTCCACAAAGCTACCTATCAGCAGGGATGTTTCAGCCTTACATCATCTAAGAGTTTGCCTTCCACGCGAAGTTCCCATGAAGCTATACGTTCACTGCCTTCAGATTCTTCCTTGCCAGGCGTAAAGGTATTGGAGATGTAAATGCGAAGCTTCCGCTTTTGCTGAAGTTTGGAGAGAAACATTCACTAAGGACAGCAATGGGATCAATTCAACCACACACCAATTCCTTTCCACAGGTCTGGTCCTTCTTCCCAAGGCAACCTGAGCTGGCAGTGTAAGTTGCTTCTGTAACTGAAGCCTCAGACTGCCAAGAAACACCCCAAAGGACTTGATCCTTTTGCTTTCTCCATCCCTGAAGGACTTGACTAACTCAGTCTCCTTCCATCTCTCCTCACCGTCAAAGGTTTCTTGATTGCCTCCTGGATTTCCATCCTCTTGCGGGCAATAGTCTGGTCCAGCTTGCGCTCAAAGGCCAGTAAATCCATGTAGGCCTGAGACTCTGGGACTAGTTCACGAATCTGTGAAGATAGAGTCTATCAGAATGCCATCTCTATCAAGACAAGCATCCTTTGCCTCTGAGTAATTAGACAGAAAGGGAATTTCAATGAGTACAATTATCCAAGATTTGTATCATGTTCCCCATCATTCCCAGCACGAAGACTGACCTATCCCTGCTCTGCATATCATTTGGAAAAGGGGAGAATAAAGCTTTATCCTCTTTAGCAAAGGGTCAATATCCTTCCATCTCACAGTCACTATTGCACTTTCTatggttgttttgaggatagTCAGTGAATTACTTTGCAAATTAAAGTTGATTAACAACTGTAATAATGGACTGATTGACTGGAATTCTTGAAAGATTGGCCAGCCCAGTGGGAACAGCTGTGATATATGCAGCAAAATCTTCCAACACCCTCTAAAATATTTGGTTTATTATCCTCCCATTGCACAACTACATAGGAACAGCTCACTCCAAAAAACTGCACACCCGAATAATTATTCTAGAAAGAGTTGGCATGGCCTTGAGCCCTGCAATCTGTTTCTacccatttccaccacatgtgcccACTGCCTGCATCCTTCAATGAGGCTGAGAGCTCTCTCAGACAAGGAACACTTACCCTCTGTGGCAGGACCTTGTCAGCCATCTTCCTCCTTTTGAGCCTGCAAGAATTGTGCAAAAAAGCAAGCTGTTAGAGGCCAAAAATGGTCTAAAATCTGGTGCCTAAGATCCACATGTATGGAAAGCCCAAACTACGCAACTGGAATGAATTTCAAACATTTTACTTGTGTGTCCCAGGGAATTCTATAAAATAGCTCCATCTGTATCAGCTAAAACATCTTCCTtgctttaaaaatagcaataaacaAACTCCATGTAGCTCTATACAGACCTGGCTTGCAAAGCAAGGAAAACAACTGgcataaaaagaaattatttcCAATGCATCTTCTTTCCTAGCTTCAGTACCAGCtctaatagtaaaaataaaaatatgtaccGTAGCTCCAGTAGCaaaagcatctgatttgcatttaACCCTGAAACTCAGACAGTGAACATTTGTGCAGGGAGTGGGGATCAGAATACACTTGATACCAATCTCTGTGCTTGTCTCCAGGAGAATGTGTAGCTATGTCATCAACAGTGATAGTTTTTTACTTCACAATAAGGGGGAAAATCAGgaaaacagaggcaggaaggatgATTTAGCAAACCAAGAAAGGTCCTTTGCTTAAGCAGCAGGTCAGTCAGATTTGAGGCGCTTCCTGTTGCCTAGTCAGATAAACCCAGGGACTATACAGCTGCGCTATTCTCATCACTTGGCAATCTCCCTAAATTGTGTTTTGTGGACCCATAATACACCATTCCCCACagcttgccttttttaaaaaaatcagtgggGCATGGCATGTTGAAAACTTCTGTCTGAGCTAATATTAGTGTCTAAGACTGGAAGGAACAACACCACttgaattaaaagcacagaaaccACCATCAATGGTTGTGCGATTTGCTTGGATGTTGAGTGAAATGTTTGATTTCATTAAACATActttttgcacatgtgcagaatctCGTTGTACATTCCTTGGTGAAGTGGAATGTCAGAAAAAATGATTGCGGCGTACCATATCTGAGCATTATGAGTTCTAGCTAACTTAGATCTTTGGGAACATTATGGCTtttgtaataatagtaataggtGCCTGTCCTACCCTTCGCTCAAAAATACCTCAAGGGTCATATGCTTTGGCTGTATGCAGATTTCAgctgatttattattttcatggtgAGAAAGATACTCTTTGAGGACTCGCTGCCACATTTCAAACTCTATTTTGTAACAGgccaaactatttttttaaaaaatgcattcacaTTTCACCATGTgtgtacttatttttattttaaaaaataaaatagctgcTGCTACTCCCACCCGCATCCTGAACTGGATCACAACCATAGCACAGTTGGGCTTtcaacctcccacccacccaccacccacactGCAGCTCCAACAAAACTGCCCCCAATGTTGAATTTTTCTCCTTGGAGGGGAACTCCTAGATACCAAGAGCAACTTCCCTTCCAGGGCAAATAGCTTCAGGGTGTTCGCAATTTATTTTGTGGCTGTTGTCAGAGTTGTGTTATTCGAAAGGAAATGATTAACCTCTCCTCTACTGCAAGAGggtgaagaaggggggaaaggaaaggcaggagaGAGCGTGTTTCAGACCCATACAGTGGGAAATGAAACCCTGCCTGTAGCACCACAGAACAGAACTGCGCCTTTAACCCACCACAGAAGGAAAGGAACAGCTACGGAGCTCAAATTAACAAAGGGATCAAATTCTGGCATCTGAAATGGCAATCCAACAAGACAATAGACTTACTCCCCCACTTCTACCATGCAGAACATGGCCCctgaagcctggatgccagatgtGTGCAGCTGCTTGTTTCTCTAtgcatctccttccttggattaAGCTGGCCGAGGAGGACTTGCCAAGAAACTGAATGTCATTTGCAtcccatttgtttttaaaaacagctggTAAAATCAGGCCAAGCAGGACTTGTGAGGAGCA
The window above is part of the Zootoca vivipara chromosome 13, rZooViv1.1, whole genome shotgun sequence genome. Proteins encoded here:
- the SMARCD2 gene encoding SWI/SNF-related matrix-associated actin-dependent regulator of chromatin subfamily D member 2 isoform X2, whose product is MAGRGGFPLTPPPPQPGGPPPIASAALSALPPPAPGLLRGPSPAGATPYRAMGHAPPFQRPGILPGGRMPMAGLQVGSPSGPLYGSPSPMRPGMPQSMMDPFRKRLLVPQTQPPPSLSQRRGLKRRKMADKVLPQRIRELVPESQAYMDLLAFERKLDQTIARKRMEIQEAIKKPLTQKRKLRIYISNTFTPGKEESEGSERIASWELRVEGKLLDDPSKQKRKFSSFFKSLVIELDKELYGPDNHLVEWHRMATTQETDGFQVKRPGDVNVKCTLLLMLDHQPPQYKLDPRLARLLGVHTQTRASIMQALWLYIKHNKLQDSHEREYINCNRYFRQIFGCIRMRFSEIPMKLAGLLQHPDPIVINHVISVDPNDQKKTACYDIDVEVDDPLKAQMSNFLASTTNQQEIASLDVKIHETIESINQLKTQRDFMLSFSNNPQDFIQEWIRSQQRDLKIITDVVGNPEEERRAEFYQQPWMQEAVGRHIFAKVQQRRQELEQVLGVRLT
- the SMARCD2 gene encoding SWI/SNF-related matrix-associated actin-dependent regulator of chromatin subfamily D member 2 isoform X1 yields the protein MAGRGGFPLTPPPPQPGGPPPIASAALSALPPPAPGLLRGPSPAGATPYRAMGHAPPFQRPGILPGGRMPMAGLQVGSPSGPLYGSPSPMRPGMPQSMMDPFRKRLLVPQTQPPPSLSQRRGLKRRKMADKVLPQRIRELVPESQAYMDLLAFERKLDQTIARKRMEIQEAIKKPLTQKRKLRIYISNTFTPGKEESEGSERIASWELRVEGKLLDDPSKQKRKFSSFFKSLVIELDKELYGPDNHLVEWHRMATTQETDGFQVKRPGDVNVKCTLLLMLDHQPPQYKLDPRLARLLGVHTQTRASIMQALWLYIKHNKLQDSHEREYINCNRYFRQIFGCIRMRFSEIPMKLAGLLQHPDPIVINHVIRNSSWGDVDSQASSQPPVPTHPSSVDPNDQKKTACYDIDVEVDDPLKAQMSNFLASTTNQQEIASLDVKIHETIESINQLKTQRDFMLSFSNNPQDFIQEWIRSQQRDLKIITDVVGNPEEERRAEFYQQPWMQEAVGRHIFAKVQQRRQELEQVLGVRLT